The proteins below are encoded in one region of Amycolatopsis acidiphila:
- a CDS encoding FAD-dependent oxidoreductase has protein sequence MEDRGTALDRSCEVLVVGAGPTGLTAACELARRGIEVAVVDAAEGPFPGSRGKGLQPRSLEVLDNLGIAGRLIATGRFRMPLRFFRSVTSYQDIDLSGGAEPGPDSPYARTLLIPQWRVEQTLRDLLADCGVRVAWAARVTGLAQDDKGVVVDLADDSRVLARYVIGADGGSSTVRKLAGFTFLGEIDEDEQMLLADVRLDGLDRDFWRIWNRAGGGSLALCPLPATDTFQVQASLPPRAATPPTVPALQEIVDEVLGDGVVRLREASWLSRWRLNVRMVDRYRTGRVFLAGDAAHVHSPAGGQGMNTGIQDAANLGWKLAAVLRGAEPALLDTYQAERLPIAAAMLGLTNRIMGQQPGAHGTDQDELLQMGITYRGGPLALGHCAAGPQPGDRAPDAPCQLPGGRPVRLFDLQRGGRWTLYRFPRSASPILTDPSTMVIYDIGRDIVDQDGHIHDAYQPGDNELILVRPDGHIGLRSTDPAAVRSYLTGVALTTRPLS, from the coding sequence ATGGAAGACAGAGGCACTGCCCTGGACCGGTCGTGCGAGGTGCTGGTGGTCGGTGCTGGGCCGACCGGGCTGACTGCGGCGTGCGAGCTGGCGCGCCGTGGGATCGAGGTGGCCGTGGTGGATGCCGCCGAAGGACCGTTCCCGGGATCGCGGGGCAAGGGGTTGCAGCCGCGCAGCCTCGAGGTGCTGGACAACCTGGGCATCGCGGGCCGGTTGATCGCCACGGGACGGTTCCGGATGCCGCTGCGGTTCTTCCGGTCGGTGACCAGCTATCAGGACATCGACCTCAGCGGTGGTGCCGAACCCGGTCCGGACAGCCCGTACGCCCGGACACTGCTGATCCCGCAGTGGCGGGTCGAGCAGACACTGCGGGACCTGCTGGCCGACTGCGGTGTGCGGGTGGCCTGGGCTGCCCGTGTGACCGGGCTGGCGCAGGACGACAAGGGTGTCGTGGTCGACCTCGCGGACGACAGCCGCGTGCTGGCGCGGTATGTGATCGGCGCGGACGGCGGCTCCAGCACGGTGCGCAAACTGGCCGGGTTCACGTTCCTGGGCGAGATCGACGAGGACGAGCAGATGCTGCTCGCCGATGTACGGCTGGACGGGCTCGACCGGGACTTCTGGCGGATCTGGAACCGTGCGGGCGGTGGGTCGCTGGCGCTGTGCCCGCTGCCGGCCACCGACACGTTCCAAGTGCAGGCGTCGCTGCCTCCTCGGGCCGCCACCCCGCCCACTGTGCCTGCCTTGCAAGAGATCGTCGACGAGGTTCTCGGGGACGGCGTGGTGCGGTTGCGGGAGGCGAGCTGGCTGTCGCGGTGGCGGCTGAACGTCCGCATGGTGGACCGGTACCGGACCGGGCGGGTGTTCCTCGCCGGCGACGCCGCCCACGTGCACTCCCCGGCCGGCGGCCAAGGCATGAACACCGGCATCCAGGACGCGGCCAACCTCGGCTGGAAGCTCGCCGCCGTGCTCCGCGGCGCCGAGCCCGCGCTGCTGGACACCTACCAGGCCGAGCGACTGCCGATCGCTGCGGCCATGCTCGGCCTGACCAACCGGATCATGGGCCAGCAACCCGGTGCCCACGGCACGGACCAGGACGAGCTGCTCCAGATGGGCATCACCTACCGGGGCGGCCCGCTGGCACTCGGCCACTGCGCGGCGGGCCCGCAACCCGGCGACCGTGCCCCGGACGCACCATGTCAGCTCCCTGGGGGACGGCCCGTCCGCCTGTTCGACCTGCAACGGGGTGGGCGGTGGACCCTCTACCGCTTTCCCCGTAGCGCAAGCCCAATACTGACCGATCCATCCACAATGGTCATTTACGACATCGGCCGGGACATTGTCGACCAAGACGGCCACATCCACGACGCCTACCAGCCCGGCGACAACGAACTGATCCTCGTCCGCCCCGACGGCCACATCGGTCTCCGCAGCACCGATCCCGCCGCCGTGCGCTCATACCTCACCGGTGTTGCGTTGACAACGCGTCCACTCTCCTGA
- a CDS encoding DUF6153 family protein: MLLSVLALAVIGMHSLVTTHNAHASDGWSGMVGTSAEAAFKPVAPVAGPIAGQETVETDNECCPDHHSGPSGHGHDLLHLCLAVLAALAGLVLGWLSWQRGQTTTPHCDPIRAVTSAGRGPPRIRSSNELFSSLCVLRL, translated from the coding sequence ATGCTGCTGTCCGTGCTGGCATTAGCCGTAATCGGGATGCACAGCCTGGTGACCACCCACAACGCGCACGCGTCCGATGGATGGTCGGGGATGGTCGGCACGTCTGCGGAGGCGGCGTTCAAACCGGTCGCACCCGTCGCGGGACCGATTGCCGGCCAGGAGACGGTCGAGACGGATAACGAGTGCTGCCCGGACCACCACTCCGGTCCCTCCGGCCATGGCCACGACCTGCTTCACCTGTGCCTGGCCGTGCTGGCTGCCCTCGCCGGGCTGGTGCTCGGGTGGCTGTCGTGGCAACGAGGTCAGACCACGACCCCTCACTGCGACCCGATCCGCGCCGTGACCAGCGCCGGCCGCGGACCACCTCGCATCCGCTCCTCCAACGAGTTGTTCTCCTCGCTCTGCGTGCTGCGGCTGTGA
- a CDS encoding DUF305 domain-containing protein, with amino-acid sequence MTRKTLVGMALAVLTLGAVLAGCGGGTTTGHDMSSMSGSATKAPAAGQGDHNPADVAFAQQMIPHHQQALDMAKLVSSRTTNTKVVDLAGRIEKAQDPEIQQMTGWLSTWGAAANGMNMPGMTSGQPMPGMMNYTDMTKLQGMKGAEFDRMWLQMMIRHHQGAIDMAKTELAQGSNTDAKTLAQKIIDGQQAEITEMNGLLGQD; translated from the coding sequence ATGACCAGGAAGACCCTGGTCGGGATGGCTCTGGCCGTCCTGACCCTCGGCGCCGTGCTCGCCGGATGTGGCGGCGGCACCACCACCGGCCACGACATGAGCAGCATGAGCGGCTCGGCCACGAAAGCGCCCGCCGCCGGGCAAGGCGATCACAACCCGGCCGATGTCGCCTTCGCCCAGCAGATGATCCCGCACCACCAGCAGGCCCTGGACATGGCCAAGCTCGTGTCCAGCCGGACGACGAACACCAAGGTCGTCGACTTGGCCGGCCGCATCGAGAAGGCACAAGATCCCGAGATTCAGCAGATGACCGGTTGGTTGAGCACTTGGGGCGCCGCGGCGAACGGCATGAACATGCCGGGTATGACCAGCGGCCAGCCGATGCCCGGCATGATGAACTACACCGACATGACCAAGCTGCAGGGCATGAAGGGCGCCGAGTTCGACCGGATGTGGCTGCAGATGATGATCCGGCACCACCAGGGCGCCATCGACATGGCCAAGACCGAACTGGCACAAGGCAGCAACACCGACGCCAAGACCCTGGCCCAGAAGATCATCGACGGCCAGCAGGCGGAGATCACCGAAATGAACGGACTGCTCGGCCAGGACTGA
- a CDS encoding MFS transporter, whose translation MSAESPEQTSNGSAAQLRPLYATGFVTAFGAHSIAASLGAYTHGEHASLLTLGMLLAVYDGAEVILKPVFGSLADRIGPRPVLLGGLVAFALASAAFVIAGNPAVVGLARLGQGAAAAAFSPAAGALVARLSPAKRRGRAFGGYGAWKSIGYTLGPLLGGVLITLGGFPLLFGTLAVLALAVTGWAMLVVPAAPPLPRTRQTVVDLARRLARPSFLRPTATLAATTAALAVGVGFLPVAGAAAGLTPLVTGAAVSLLALCSALVQPWSGRARDAGRLRDGAGMAGGLGLAATGMVLAALVPGVAGVLAAAVAVGVGVGLATPLGFAHLAAVTPQERLGQTMGAAEVGRELGDAGGPLLVGAIAVTATLNAGFLGLAVLLMVAGLVVAGARTGARA comes from the coding sequence GTGAGCGCTGAGTCGCCTGAGCAGACCTCCAACGGCTCGGCCGCACAGCTGCGGCCGTTGTACGCGACCGGATTCGTGACCGCGTTCGGGGCGCACAGCATCGCCGCCAGCCTCGGCGCCTATACCCACGGTGAGCACGCCTCCCTGCTCACCTTGGGGATGCTGCTGGCGGTGTACGACGGCGCCGAAGTGATCCTCAAACCCGTGTTCGGCTCGCTGGCCGACCGCATCGGCCCCCGCCCGGTGCTGCTCGGTGGTCTCGTCGCCTTCGCCCTCGCGTCTGCTGCCTTCGTCATTGCCGGAAACCCGGCCGTGGTCGGGCTGGCGCGGCTTGGCCAGGGTGCTGCCGCCGCGGCGTTCTCCCCCGCCGCCGGAGCGCTCGTCGCGCGACTGTCCCCGGCGAAGCGCCGGGGACGGGCCTTCGGCGGCTACGGCGCCTGGAAGAGCATCGGCTACACCCTCGGTCCGCTGCTGGGCGGCGTCTTGATCACCCTCGGCGGATTTCCCTTGCTGTTCGGCACCCTCGCGGTGCTCGCGCTGGCCGTCACCGGCTGGGCCATGCTGGTCGTGCCCGCGGCGCCACCGTTGCCGCGCACCCGCCAGACCGTGGTCGACCTGGCCCGCCGCCTGGCCCGACCGAGCTTCCTGCGCCCCACCGCCACTCTCGCCGCGACGACCGCGGCGCTGGCGGTCGGGGTGGGATTCCTGCCCGTGGCCGGCGCGGCGGCCGGGTTGACGCCGTTGGTCACGGGCGCGGCTGTGTCGCTGCTGGCATTGTGTTCCGCACTGGTGCAGCCGTGGTCCGGCCGCGCCCGCGACGCCGGGCGCCTGCGTGACGGCGCCGGCATGGCCGGTGGGCTCGGGTTGGCGGCCACCGGGATGGTGCTGGCCGCGCTGGTCCCTGGTGTCGCTGGGGTTCTGGCGGCGGCGGTGGCCGTTGGGGTCGGCGTGGGGCTGGCCACGCCGCTCGGGTTCGCGCACCTCGCCGCGGTCACCCCGCAGGAGCGGCTCGGGCAGACCATGGGTGCCGCCGAAGTCGGCCGTGAACTCGGCGACGCGGGCGGCCCGCTGCTGGTCGGCGCGATCGCCGTAACGGCGACTCTCAACGCCGGCTTCCTCGGCCTGGCCGTCCTGCTGATGGTCGCCGGGCTGGTCGTGGCGGGTGCGCGGACCGGAGCCCGCGCATGA
- a CDS encoding phosphatase PAP2 family protein: MAAVVMGFSRVYVAAHYPQDVVAGLLVGVVVSLLGFWLVHRLLVRLVEFAERTSLRPAFPTAPRSPAAAVEPMVGSGDGGARPALFAGRLASEDTDR; this comes from the coding sequence TTGGCCGCAGTCGTGATGGGGTTCTCCCGCGTCTACGTCGCCGCGCACTACCCCCAGGATGTGGTTGCCGGGCTGCTGGTGGGCGTGGTGGTCAGCCTGCTCGGGTTTTGGCTGGTGCATCGGCTCCTGGTGCGGCTGGTCGAGTTCGCCGAGCGCACCTCCTTGCGGCCGGCGTTCCCCACCGCACCGCGTTCTCCGGCGGCCGCGGTGGAGCCGATGGTGGGCTCCGGTGACGGCGGCGCTCGTCCTGCGTTATTCGCAGGCAGGCTTGCCTCGGAAGACACCGACCGGTGA
- a CDS encoding phosphatase PAP2 family protein yields the protein MSYANDEIAVFAALMVAGWWSARQQANPARMAAAVWAPLGMLAALGVNQPLSAVVSEPRPYTALQNILVLAQHSHDPAFPSDHAVLAGASRRGCSRSVGASAGSPRWPQS from the coding sequence TTGAGCTACGCCAATGACGAGATCGCGGTGTTCGCCGCGCTGATGGTGGCCGGGTGGTGGTCGGCGCGTCAGCAGGCGAATCCGGCGCGGATGGCGGCAGCGGTGTGGGCGCCGCTGGGGATGCTGGCTGCGCTGGGGGTGAATCAGCCGCTCTCGGCCGTGGTCAGTGAGCCGCGCCCATACACCGCGCTGCAGAACATTCTCGTGCTGGCTCAGCACAGCCACGATCCGGCGTTCCCGAGTGATCACGCGGTGCTGGCGGGGGCGTCTCGGCGGGGCTGTTCCCGGTCAGTCGGCGCCTCGGCTGGCTCGCCGCGTTGGCCGCAGTCGTGA
- a CDS encoding sodium:proton exchanger: protein MMATKLLRPIGMCVALVVPALVLRLIGAQPTPVIGLVLFGMAVVAASFVLAWAAEAAQVDISGGLAIAILAVIAVLPEYAVDLYFAYTAGSNPDYVAYAAANMTGSNRLLLGLGWSLVVLIGLAIARKRTGKTVRELTLESPYRVELGFLAIASVVAFVIPVTGQISLLFGFALLGFFVFYLWKVSRAEVGEPDLAGPAATIGALPKRVRRILVVALFVFAAAVILACAEPFAHNLITAGTQLGIDQFLLVQWLAPLASEAPEFIVAILFAVRGKGDAAIGTLISSKVNQWTLLVGSLPLAYLLGGGGGALHLDARQVAEFLLTATQTLLGVAALLALRFPRWSAWTLLGLFAVQFALPGQTARYVLAAIYAVIALAALIRNRRYILPTLAAPFRRASDDGEDEHDPTASDIAATAGR from the coding sequence ATGATGGCCACCAAGTTGCTGCGTCCTATCGGGATGTGCGTCGCCCTTGTCGTCCCGGCCCTCGTCCTGCGACTCATCGGCGCGCAACCGACGCCGGTGATCGGGCTGGTGTTGTTCGGGATGGCGGTGGTCGCCGCGTCGTTCGTTCTGGCCTGGGCTGCCGAGGCCGCGCAGGTCGACATCTCCGGCGGGCTGGCGATCGCGATCCTCGCGGTCATCGCCGTGCTGCCCGAGTACGCGGTCGATCTGTACTTCGCCTACACCGCAGGGTCGAACCCGGATTACGTCGCCTACGCTGCGGCCAACATGACCGGCTCCAACCGCCTCCTGCTCGGCCTCGGCTGGTCCTTGGTCGTGCTGATCGGCCTCGCGATCGCGAGAAAACGCACCGGGAAGACCGTGCGCGAGCTGACACTGGAATCCCCCTACCGGGTGGAGCTCGGGTTCCTCGCCATTGCGTCGGTCGTCGCGTTCGTCATTCCGGTGACCGGGCAGATCTCGCTGCTGTTCGGCTTCGCGCTGCTCGGGTTCTTCGTGTTCTACCTGTGGAAGGTCTCGCGCGCCGAAGTCGGGGAGCCGGACCTGGCGGGCCCGGCCGCGACGATCGGTGCCCTGCCCAAGCGCGTCCGCCGGATCCTGGTGGTGGCGCTGTTCGTCTTCGCCGCCGCGGTCATCCTCGCCTGCGCCGAACCGTTCGCGCACAACCTGATCACCGCCGGCACCCAGCTCGGGATCGACCAGTTCCTCCTCGTGCAGTGGCTCGCCCCGCTGGCCTCGGAGGCACCCGAGTTCATCGTGGCGATCCTGTTCGCCGTCCGCGGCAAAGGCGACGCCGCGATCGGCACCCTGATCTCCAGCAAGGTCAACCAGTGGACCCTGCTCGTCGGCAGCCTCCCGCTCGCCTACCTGCTCGGCGGCGGGGGCGGCGCCCTGCACCTGGACGCCCGGCAGGTCGCAGAGTTCCTGCTGACTGCGACGCAGACTCTGCTCGGCGTCGCCGCGCTGCTGGCGCTGCGGTTCCCGCGCTGGTCGGCCTGGACGCTGCTCGGGCTGTTCGCGGTCCAGTTCGCGCTGCCCGGCCAGACCGCCCGCTACGTCCTGGCCGCGATCTACGCGGTCATCGCACTCGCGGCGCTGATCCGCAACCGCCGGTACATCCTGCCCACCCTCGCAGCCCCGTTCCGCCGGGCATCCGACGACGGCGAGGACGAGCACGATCCGACCGCGTCGGACATCGCGGCCACGGCTGGTCGCTGA
- a CDS encoding VIT1/CCC1 transporter family protein translates to MTTNSGAERRPGRSAATTWAAHRHRDVSGGWLRPTVFGAVDGLVTNAALIAGVGGGGVAPHTIVLTGLAGLVAGAFSMGAGEYVSVTNQNELVHAEVALEAEMHARYPQQEHDELVDRFIGYGADNETARRMAEAVARDPQQDLRLHTRDELGVDPQDLPSALLAGGASFAAFSIGALLPLLPYLLGASTLIVSLVVTGIALLAGGMTVGKLTGRPLLHSGLRQLVLGALAVAVTYGIGQLIGAPVA, encoded by the coding sequence GTGACAACGAATTCCGGCGCCGAACGCCGCCCTGGCCGGTCGGCTGCCACGACCTGGGCCGCCCATCGTCACCGTGACGTCTCCGGCGGCTGGCTGCGCCCGACCGTGTTCGGCGCCGTTGACGGTTTGGTCACCAACGCCGCCCTGATCGCCGGTGTGGGCGGCGGGGGTGTCGCGCCGCACACGATCGTGCTCACCGGCCTGGCCGGACTGGTCGCCGGGGCATTCTCCATGGGCGCCGGCGAGTACGTCTCGGTCACCAACCAAAACGAGCTCGTGCACGCCGAGGTCGCGCTGGAAGCGGAGATGCATGCGCGCTACCCGCAGCAGGAGCACGACGAGCTGGTCGACCGGTTCATCGGCTACGGCGCGGACAACGAGACGGCCCGCCGGATGGCCGAAGCAGTAGCCCGTGATCCCCAACAGGATCTGCGGCTGCACACCCGCGACGAGCTCGGCGTCGATCCCCAGGATCTGCCCTCGGCCCTGCTCGCGGGCGGTGCGTCGTTCGCCGCGTTCTCGATCGGCGCGCTTCTGCCACTGCTGCCCTACCTTCTCGGCGCCAGCACCCTGATTGTCTCGCTGGTGGTGACCGGCATTGCGCTGTTGGCCGGCGGCATGACCGTCGGCAAGCTCACCGGCCGCCCCTTGCTGCATTCCGGGCTGCGCCAGCTCGTCCTCGGCGCGCTCGCCGTCGCCGTCACCTACGGCATCGGTCAGCTCATCGGAGCGCCCGTGGCCTGA
- a CDS encoding dihydrofolate reductase family protein yields MRKLIFGMNVTLDGYIAATGVDIGWGGPPSDELFQWWLDQERASDLSLYGRKLWETMSSYWPTGDQRPGATPAEIEFARNWRDTPKVVFSSTIDKVDWNTRLVTGDAVAEITRLKAEDGGPMSIGGATLAGAAMRAGLIDEYALAAYPVLVGGGTPFFTALDSWVNLNLVETRTFPGGVVLTRYETRR; encoded by the coding sequence ATGCGGAAACTGATCTTCGGCATGAACGTGACCCTGGACGGCTACATCGCCGCGACCGGCGTCGACATCGGCTGGGGCGGGCCGCCGAGCGACGAGCTGTTCCAGTGGTGGCTCGACCAGGAGCGGGCGAGCGATCTGTCGCTGTACGGGCGCAAGCTGTGGGAGACGATGAGTTCCTACTGGCCGACCGGCGACCAGCGGCCGGGCGCTACTCCGGCGGAGATCGAGTTCGCGCGGAACTGGCGGGACACGCCGAAGGTGGTTTTCTCCTCGACGATCGACAAGGTCGACTGGAACACCCGCCTGGTCACCGGCGACGCGGTCGCCGAGATCACCCGGCTCAAGGCCGAGGACGGCGGCCCGATGAGCATCGGCGGCGCAACGCTCGCCGGGGCTGCCATGCGGGCCGGGCTGATCGACGAGTACGCCCTGGCCGCCTACCCGGTCCTGGTGGGCGGCGGCACGCCGTTCTTCACGGCGTTGGACAGCTGGGTGAACCTGAACCTGGTGGAGACGCGGACGTTTCCCGGCGGCGTGGTGCTGACCCGATACGAGACGAGGCGATGA
- a CDS encoding RNA polymerase subunit sigma-70 — MTDARPLGADEATFIAAVRSGDTARFALITERHRRELQVHCYRMLANYEDAQDMTQETFLRAWNKRESFKGHAALRTSLYRIATNVCLDFLEKHKDRTPLPSELSDSGSEVQYLQPYPDRMLPEDPQESVVARETIELAFIVAVQHLPPRQRAVLILRDVLGWPASKAADALELTVASVTSALQRARVTMREQLPGRRLAWRSPAIHELSNDERGVVKSYIDAHERNDLDGLMSLLRDDLRFAMLPEPGTLIMTAKDAVDGWVSGGLFQRGHDDWRCITTTVNRMPAAVLYLRTPDDPEYRLLNIAVLHVVDGKIAELTGFDATDKPWLDLPPTL, encoded by the coding sequence ATGACCGACGCTAGACCGCTGGGCGCCGACGAGGCCACGTTCATCGCGGCGGTCCGCTCAGGCGATACGGCGCGGTTCGCGCTCATCACGGAGCGCCACCGGCGTGAGCTGCAGGTGCACTGCTACCGGATGCTCGCGAACTACGAGGACGCCCAGGACATGACGCAGGAGACGTTCCTGCGAGCGTGGAACAAGCGGGAGTCGTTCAAGGGCCACGCTGCGCTGCGGACCTCGCTGTACCGGATCGCGACGAACGTCTGCCTCGACTTCCTGGAGAAGCACAAGGACCGCACACCCCTACCGTCCGAGCTGTCGGACTCCGGCTCCGAGGTGCAGTACCTGCAGCCGTACCCCGACCGGATGCTCCCCGAGGACCCGCAGGAATCGGTGGTGGCACGGGAGACGATCGAGCTGGCGTTCATCGTCGCCGTCCAGCACCTGCCGCCGCGGCAGCGGGCGGTGCTCATCCTGCGCGACGTCCTCGGCTGGCCGGCGTCGAAGGCCGCCGACGCCCTCGAGCTGACCGTCGCATCGGTGACCAGCGCACTGCAGCGGGCGCGCGTGACGATGCGCGAGCAGCTGCCCGGCCGCCGCCTCGCCTGGCGGAGCCCCGCCATCCACGAGCTGTCGAATGACGAGCGCGGCGTGGTGAAGTCCTACATCGACGCCCATGAGCGCAACGACCTCGACGGGCTGATGTCCCTGCTGCGCGACGACCTGCGCTTCGCGATGCTGCCCGAGCCGGGCACCTTGATCATGACGGCCAAGGACGCGGTGGACGGCTGGGTCTCCGGTGGGCTCTTCCAGCGCGGCCACGACGACTGGCGCTGTATCACCACGACGGTCAACCGCATGCCTGCCGCCGTGCTGTACCTCCGCACCCCCGACGACCCGGAGTACCGGTTATTGAACATCGCGGTCCTGCACGTCGTCGACGGGAAGATCGCCGAGCTCACCGGATTCGACGCCACCGACAAACCATGGCTGGACCTGCCCCCGACATTGTGA
- a CDS encoding MFS transporter, translating into MTLRSQRRHGISPAMGEKPVRPLKSGASGSSRPSSRTPSFPGEPPAGGVQHDSRMADPSTSGSLRAVLVPLALAQFICSFAGSNMTVMINDISRDLHTTVQGVQISITLFLLVMAALMIPGGKVTDRYGRKRCFLAGLALYGVGAVLSAFSPGLGVLILGNSIFEGVGTALLIPPVYILTTLLFADFTARARAFGAIMAMAGIGGAAGPLIGGLITSAISWRAAFGFQAVVVVVIILFSRKITDPLPVNPARHLDVGGAVLSATGLVLVVMGILLAKVDVWLLLAFLLAGGLLLLWFFLWIRAKERAGREPLVSLALFRNRTANLGMVTQNIQWLLLMGSSFVVATYLQVVKGYSAMATGVIFTSATAGLLVSSLAAGRLAKRRAQRTLIVAGFLLTIAGVGVLLVMAWWVPNPWSSAPGLLLIGLGLGVMLTPSVNVVQSSFGEDQQGEISGLSRSVSNLGSSLGTAIAGTILVAGLTSHAYAAAMITLAGIGLLGLTAAAGLPRGQVTVETAAQTGPR; encoded by the coding sequence GTGACGCTGCGCAGCCAGCGGCGTCACGGCATCTCACCAGCGATGGGCGAGAAACCAGTGCGGCCGTTGAAATCTGGAGCTTCTGGTTCATCGCGGCCATCGAGCCGTACCCCCTCCTTTCCGGGTGAGCCGCCGGCGGGCGGCGTGCAGCACGATTCGCGGATGGCTGATCCCTCCACGTCCGGCTCGCTCCGGGCGGTGCTCGTCCCACTCGCCCTCGCGCAGTTCATCTGCAGCTTCGCCGGCTCGAACATGACCGTGATGATCAACGACATCAGCCGCGACCTCCACACGACCGTGCAAGGCGTGCAGATCTCCATCACCCTCTTCCTGCTCGTCATGGCCGCGTTGATGATCCCCGGCGGCAAGGTCACCGACCGCTACGGCCGTAAGCGCTGCTTCCTGGCCGGTCTGGCGCTCTACGGCGTGGGAGCCGTCCTGAGCGCATTCTCGCCCGGGCTGGGCGTGCTCATCCTCGGCAACTCGATCTTCGAAGGCGTCGGCACGGCATTGCTGATCCCGCCCGTGTACATCCTGACCACGCTGCTGTTCGCCGACTTCACCGCACGGGCACGCGCGTTCGGCGCGATCATGGCGATGGCCGGCATCGGGGGCGCTGCGGGGCCCTTGATCGGCGGCCTGATCACGTCGGCCATCAGCTGGCGCGCCGCGTTCGGCTTCCAGGCTGTGGTGGTCGTGGTGATCATCCTGTTCAGCCGCAAGATCACCGATCCCCTTCCGGTCAACCCGGCACGACACCTCGACGTCGGCGGCGCCGTGCTGTCGGCCACCGGCCTGGTGCTCGTCGTCATGGGCATCCTCCTTGCCAAGGTCGACGTCTGGCTGCTGCTCGCCTTCCTGCTCGCCGGCGGCCTCCTTCTGCTGTGGTTCTTCCTGTGGATACGGGCGAAAGAGAGGGCAGGCCGCGAACCCCTGGTGTCGCTCGCGTTGTTCCGCAACCGCACGGCGAACCTGGGCATGGTCACCCAGAACATCCAGTGGCTGCTGCTGATGGGTTCCTCGTTCGTGGTGGCGACCTACCTGCAGGTCGTGAAGGGCTACAGCGCGATGGCGACCGGCGTGATCTTCACGTCCGCCACGGCGGGACTGCTCGTGTCGTCACTGGCCGCGGGCCGGCTGGCCAAGCGGCGCGCGCAGCGGACGCTCATCGTAGCGGGCTTCCTGCTCACGATTGCCGGCGTCGGTGTGCTGCTCGTCATGGCCTGGTGGGTGCCCAACCCCTGGTCCTCCGCTCCCGGGCTGTTGCTGATCGGCCTGGGCCTCGGGGTGATGCTGACCCCCTCGGTCAACGTCGTGCAGTCCAGCTTTGGAGAAGATCAGCAGGGGGAGATCTCGGGCTTGTCACGCAGCGTGTCCAACCTGGGCTCGTCCCTGGGTACCGCCATCGCGGGCACGATCCTCGTCGCCGGCCTCACCTCGCATGCCTACGCCGCGGCGATGATCACCCTGGCCGGGATCGGGCTGCTCGGGCTGACCGCCGCCGCCGGGCTCCCCCGTGGACAGGTCACCGTCGAGACGGCAGCACAGACGGGCCCTCGGTAA